One segment of Marinobacter sediminum DNA contains the following:
- a CDS encoding sodium:solute symporter family transporter, whose protein sequence is MTTFEGALFWGFLVVYGILMYVLSPKSKNANSFYKGADDQGNPVSQWSLTASIFISWIFAKSVTNAANLGAAYGVTGGLAYASYWLSIPVAGYIIYLIRTQTGARSLQDFLTSRFGRLAALAFAAAILIRLYNEVWSNTAVVGGYFGLPGEWEYYAAAMLFTVFTLAYSLKGGLRSSIFTDVIQAFVFVFFVGAVLLLIIPANDTSVLLSSGEFKLDAGFDLLLVALLQMFSYPFHDPVLTDRGFVNKEKTMLKSFVVAGLLGFVAVFIFSLVGVHARLNGIDAMGNAPAAVGQSLGLAALFFMSVVMMTSAGSTLDSTFTSLAKSLAVDLPRLAQRAKDRLPSVRVGAVVMIIFAFAGNLPMFAGTDILKATTISGTMVMGLAPVFLFYGFTRWSPWSFHLSFWTGLGLGVLLAVGLIPESWAIGDGKYAMLLGVNAYGFLICTGGFFLPLAFRRLARRSLAAGEV, encoded by the coding sequence ATGACGACATTTGAAGGTGCCCTGTTCTGGGGGTTTCTGGTGGTTTACGGCATTTTGATGTACGTGTTGTCGCCGAAGAGCAAGAACGCGAATTCGTTCTACAAGGGTGCTGATGATCAGGGCAATCCGGTGAGTCAGTGGTCGCTGACGGCGAGTATCTTTATCAGCTGGATCTTTGCCAAGTCGGTGACCAACGCGGCGAACCTGGGCGCCGCCTATGGCGTGACCGGTGGTCTGGCCTATGCCAGCTACTGGCTGTCGATTCCGGTAGCCGGCTACATCATCTACCTGATCCGGACCCAGACCGGGGCCCGGAGTCTGCAGGATTTTCTGACCTCCCGTTTTGGTCGGCTGGCAGCCCTGGCCTTCGCGGCGGCGATTCTGATCCGGCTGTACAACGAGGTGTGGAGCAACACTGCGGTGGTGGGCGGTTACTTTGGTCTGCCGGGTGAGTGGGAGTACTACGCGGCGGCCATGCTGTTTACCGTGTTTACCCTTGCCTACAGCCTCAAAGGCGGCTTGCGGTCATCAATTTTCACAGACGTAATTCAGGCGTTTGTATTTGTGTTCTTTGTCGGCGCGGTGCTGCTCCTGATTATTCCAGCCAACGACACCAGCGTGTTGCTGAGCAGCGGCGAGTTCAAGCTGGATGCGGGCTTTGATCTGTTGTTGGTGGCTTTGCTGCAGATGTTCAGTTATCCGTTCCATGATCCGGTCCTGACTGACCGGGGCTTCGTGAACAAGGAAAAGACCATGCTCAAAAGTTTTGTGGTCGCCGGTTTGCTGGGGTTTGTGGCGGTCTTTATTTTCAGTCTGGTGGGCGTGCATGCACGGCTAAACGGTATTGATGCGATGGGGAATGCGCCGGCAGCGGTCGGGCAGTCACTGGGCCTTGCGGCGCTGTTCTTTATGAGTGTGGTGATGATGACATCGGCGGGTTCGACGCTGGATTCCACCTTTACATCCCTGGCCAAGTCGCTGGCGGTGGATCTTCCGCGTCTGGCGCAACGGGCCAAGGACAGGTTGCCGAGTGTGCGTGTCGGCGCAGTGGTGATGATCATCTTCGCATTCGCGGGCAATCTGCCGATGTTTGCTGGTACCGATATCCTCAAGGCCACCACGATTTCGGGCACGATGGTGATGGGTCTGGCACCGGTGTTCCTGTTCTATGGCTTTACCAGATGGTCGCCCTGGAGCTTCCATCTGAGTTTCTGGACCGGGCTCGGTCTTGGGGTGTTGCTGGCAGTCGGGCTGATTCCGGAAAGCTGGGCGATCGGGGATGGCAAGTACGCCATGTTGCTCGGGGTGAATGCCTATGGCTTCCTGATTTGCACGGGTGGCTTTTTCCTGCCGCTGGCATTCCGGCGTTTGGCAAGGCGGTCGCTGGCGGCCGGAGAAGTATGA
- a CDS encoding aspartate kinase — translation MTTQQHTVEKIGGTSMSNYEAVRDNIIIGNRTKDDLYQRIFVVSAYSGVTNELLEHKKTGEPGVYALFADAESDWAWGDDLTKLVKFLTDINGELFEDSMLKQQADQFITDRIEGVRGCLIDLQRLCSYGQFQLEEHLLTVREMLAGIGEAHSAFNTALKLQQEGINARFVDLTGWRDAELLPLDEKLKQAFDAVDLTRELPIVTGYAQCREGLMRTFDRGYSEMTFSRVAVITEAREAIIHKEYHLSSADPNIVGADKVVPLGRTNYDVADQLANLGMEAIHPRAGKGMRQNEIPLRVMNTFEPEHTGTLITGDYISETPQVEIIAGAKGVFAIEVFDQDMQGEPGSDRRILDVLGRFKVRFMAKDTNANTITHYVDSTLKHVKRVVKALKEEFPNAEISTRKVSLVSAIGSDMKVPGILARSVKSLFDKEIGILAIHQCMRQVDIQFVVDEDHFEKAIAALHGVLIEPHNHEYAIVAASIE, via the coding sequence ATGACTACCCAACAACATACCGTTGAGAAAATCGGCGGTACTTCAATGAGCAACTACGAGGCTGTCCGCGATAACATCATCATTGGTAATCGCACCAAGGACGACCTCTACCAGCGTATATTCGTGGTTTCCGCCTATAGTGGTGTTACCAACGAACTGCTGGAGCATAAAAAGACGGGTGAGCCGGGCGTTTACGCCCTGTTTGCCGATGCTGAATCGGATTGGGCGTGGGGCGACGATCTCACCAAGCTGGTGAAGTTTCTCACTGACATTAACGGTGAACTGTTTGAGGATTCCATGCTCAAGCAGCAGGCCGATCAGTTCATCACCGACCGTATTGAAGGCGTACGTGGCTGTCTGATTGACCTCCAGCGTCTGTGTTCTTACGGCCAGTTCCAGCTTGAAGAGCACTTGCTGACCGTGCGGGAAATGCTGGCCGGTATCGGTGAGGCTCACAGTGCATTCAACACCGCCCTGAAGCTTCAGCAGGAAGGTATTAACGCCCGCTTCGTTGATCTTACCGGCTGGCGCGACGCAGAGCTTCTTCCGCTGGACGAGAAGCTCAAGCAGGCCTTCGACGCGGTTGATCTGACCCGTGAGCTGCCGATTGTGACTGGCTATGCCCAGTGCAGGGAAGGTCTGATGCGAACCTTTGATCGGGGCTACAGCGAAATGACCTTTAGCCGGGTCGCAGTGATCACCGAGGCTCGTGAGGCGATCATCCACAAGGAATATCACCTGAGTTCCGCTGACCCCAATATCGTGGGTGCAGACAAGGTGGTTCCTTTGGGTCGCACCAACTACGACGTTGCGGACCAGCTGGCAAACCTGGGGATGGAAGCCATTCACCCCCGTGCCGGTAAAGGCATGCGCCAGAACGAAATTCCTCTGCGGGTGATGAATACCTTCGAGCCGGAGCACACCGGTACGCTGATCACGGGTGACTACATCAGTGAGACGCCACAGGTAGAGATCATTGCAGGAGCCAAAGGCGTGTTTGCCATTGAGGTGTTCGATCAGGATATGCAGGGTGAGCCGGGTTCTGACCGCCGGATCCTGGATGTGCTGGGCCGTTTCAAGGTGCGCTTCATGGCCAAAGACACCAATGCCAACACCATCACCCACTATGTGGACAGCACGCTTAAGCACGTCAAGCGTGTGGTCAAGGCGCTCAAGGAAGAATTCCCGAATGCGGAAATCAGCACTCGCAAAGTGTCGCTGGTGTCCGCAATCGGCAGTGATATGAAGGTGCCCGGCATTTTGGCCCGTTCCGTAAAATCACTGTTCGACAAGGAAATCGGTATCCTGGCAATCCACCAGTGTATGCGCCAGGTTGATATTCAGTTTGTGGTGGATGAGGATCATTTCGAGAAGGCGATCGCTGCCCTTCATGGCGTTCTTATTGAGCCTCACAACCACGAGTACGCTATTGTTGCGGCCTCGATCGAGTAA
- a CDS encoding sigma-70 family RNA polymerase sigma factor, whose protein sequence is MRKTHRLGPSPTTSNDGERDSLVGLYFRDASRYELLGDGAERRLSRKLILCYRIISTELALPAETPQTFREVVGSLGDACAFSTRCRRAFHLATACRRKLIQSNLRLAVHIARRYSQHGIPMSDLIQDANVGLIKAVERFDPGKGFRFSTYAYWWISEEVKRCLQRGTRLVHTPENVVDEIRQLHKVSLKMHQNLGRTPSQAELAREMEASPSRIGELRALATRELSTDVSLVDDGSVTLGDSLEGREQLTPDHPMSHRDRSRTLTAMLGELSAREQDILSRRYGLGLPEPETLQVISDDLGISRERVRQIEKSALKKLQGRFENPGDAFGA, encoded by the coding sequence ATGCGTAAGACCCACAGGCTGGGACCGTCTCCGACCACGTCCAACGATGGCGAAAGGGATTCCCTGGTTGGACTGTACTTCAGGGATGCGTCCCGGTATGAATTGTTAGGTGATGGGGCTGAGCGTCGTCTCTCCCGGAAACTGATACTCTGCTACCGAATCATTAGCACTGAGCTGGCACTGCCGGCCGAAACGCCGCAGACCTTTCGGGAGGTGGTTGGCAGCCTCGGCGACGCGTGTGCCTTTTCGACGCGCTGCCGTCGGGCTTTCCACCTGGCAACCGCGTGTCGTCGCAAACTGATCCAGAGCAATCTTCGTCTGGCGGTACATATCGCGCGCCGGTACAGTCAGCACGGCATCCCGATGTCGGACCTGATCCAGGACGCGAATGTCGGCCTGATAAAGGCTGTAGAGCGCTTCGATCCGGGCAAGGGCTTTCGTTTTTCCACCTATGCCTATTGGTGGATAAGTGAAGAGGTAAAGCGTTGCCTGCAAAGGGGAACGCGCCTGGTGCACACGCCGGAAAACGTTGTTGACGAGATTCGGCAACTTCACAAAGTGTCTCTGAAGATGCATCAGAACCTTGGCCGTACGCCTTCCCAGGCGGAGCTGGCCCGGGAAATGGAGGCATCACCTTCACGTATTGGCGAACTAAGAGCGCTTGCCACCCGAGAACTGTCCACGGACGTGTCGCTGGTCGATGACGGCTCGGTCACGCTGGGTGACAGCCTTGAGGGTCGGGAACAACTGACGCCGGATCATCCGATGTCCCACAGGGACCGGAGCCGGACATTGACTGCCATGCTGGGTGAGCTGTCAGCTCGTGAGCAGGACATTCTTTCTCGTCGCTATGGCTTGGGTCTACCTGAGCCAGAGACGCTGCAGGTCATTTCCGATGACCTGGGCATAAGCCGGGAACGGGTTCGCCAAATTGAAAAATCAGCCCTGAAGAAATTACAGGGCCGCTTCGAGAATCCCGGGGATGCGTTCGGCGCCTGA
- the ectB gene encoding diaminobutyrate--2-oxoglutarate transaminase, translated as MEIFNSTESEVRVYSRAFPVIFNRAKNAHLYTEDGKEYLDFLAGAGSLNYGHNNDILKKALLEYIEADGVSQGLDMFTTAKHDFIESYKKHILDPRGLDYKMQFTGPTGTNCVEAALKLARKVKGRNGIISFTNGFHGVTMGAVAATGNKHHRGGVGTPLGNVDFMFYDGYLGDDVDSLAIMDKLLTDGSSGFELPAAVIVEAVQGEGGLNACRAEWLKGLSELCKKHDILLILDDIQAGNGRTGEFFSFEFAGIKPDIVTVSKSLSGYGLPMALVLFKPELDVWDPGEHNGTFRGNNMAFITARTAVETYWKDNAFANEVKAKTKVLGDALQSICDKYPGEFKMKGRGLMRGIEAKNADLTGPITKRAFERGLIIETSGPNDEVIKCLMPLTTSEEDLKKGAALLEESVNEIMQEGISEAS; from the coding sequence ATGGAAATTTTTAATTCAACTGAATCCGAAGTACGTGTATACAGCCGTGCATTTCCGGTGATCTTCAACCGTGCGAAGAATGCGCACCTGTACACCGAAGACGGCAAGGAATACCTGGATTTTCTGGCCGGTGCTGGTTCACTGAACTACGGCCACAACAACGATATCCTGAAGAAAGCTCTGCTTGAATACATTGAAGCGGACGGTGTTAGCCAGGGCCTGGACATGTTTACCACGGCCAAACACGACTTCATTGAATCGTACAAGAAGCATATTCTTGACCCCCGTGGCCTGGACTACAAAATGCAGTTCACCGGTCCGACCGGTACCAACTGCGTGGAAGCAGCCCTGAAACTGGCTCGCAAGGTCAAAGGCCGTAATGGCATTATTTCTTTCACCAACGGTTTTCATGGTGTGACCATGGGGGCTGTGGCAGCCACCGGTAACAAGCATCACCGGGGTGGAGTCGGTACGCCGCTGGGCAACGTTGATTTCATGTTTTATGACGGCTACCTGGGTGATGACGTAGACAGCCTGGCCATTATGGACAAGCTGCTCACCGACGGTTCGTCCGGTTTTGAATTGCCGGCTGCCGTAATTGTAGAAGCGGTTCAGGGCGAGGGTGGTCTTAACGCCTGTCGCGCGGAATGGCTGAAAGGTCTTTCCGAGCTGTGCAAGAAGCACGATATCCTGCTGATCCTGGATGATATTCAGGCAGGCAACGGCCGTACCGGTGAGTTCTTCAGCTTTGAGTTTGCCGGTATCAAGCCTGACATCGTGACCGTTTCCAAGTCCCTGAGTGGCTACGGTCTGCCGATGGCGCTGGTTCTGTTCAAGCCTGAACTGGATGTCTGGGACCCGGGCGAGCACAACGGTACCTTCCGTGGTAACAACATGGCGTTTATCACGGCTCGCACCGCGGTGGAAACCTACTGGAAAGACAACGCGTTTGCCAACGAAGTGAAGGCCAAGACCAAGGTCCTCGGCGATGCGCTGCAGTCGATTTGCGATAAGTATCCCGGCGAGTTCAAAATGAAAGGCCGTGGTCTGATGCGCGGTATCGAGGCGAAGAATGCCGACCTGACTGGTCCGATAACCAAGCGTGCGTTTGAACGTGGTCTGATTATCGAGACCAGCGGTCCGAACGACGAGGTCATCAAGTGCCTGATGCCGCTTACCACCAGTGAGGAAGACCTGAAGAAAGGTGCCGCACTTCTGGAGGAAAGCGTCAACGAGATCATGCAGGAAGGAATCAGCGAGGCGTCTTGA
- a CDS encoding 4'-phosphopantetheinyl transferase family protein produces the protein MPGSSSDYSPDQSPAIWLCHEGEGDPSRSPGWLTSYERNTSEKFSGPRKREYLSSRWLIRQAIAGASGHKASSCRPINGRPVQSQTPAGWSLSLSHSHGLSACATSWGQPIGLDIEPCHRHPQWQKVARRWFTPQEQEWLLREDSSDTFLRVWTLKEAWLKATGRGIAGNLQTLEVRPGFELFGDQPEPDWQAYCCYVRGFLVTLVYRHSVQGPDRPMPELTLLAAPPGDLALSCPSILADSETPVLHRFIHTQ, from the coding sequence ATGCCTGGCTCATCCAGCGACTACAGCCCTGATCAATCGCCCGCGATCTGGCTCTGCCACGAAGGTGAGGGGGATCCGTCCCGCTCGCCCGGCTGGCTGACGTCCTATGAACGAAATACCTCAGAGAAATTCAGCGGCCCGCGGAAACGGGAGTATCTCTCCAGCCGCTGGCTGATTCGCCAGGCCATTGCCGGTGCCAGTGGGCACAAGGCGTCATCCTGCCGACCGATAAACGGCCGGCCCGTTCAGTCCCAAACCCCGGCCGGATGGAGCCTGTCACTAAGTCACAGCCACGGACTCTCTGCCTGCGCCACCAGCTGGGGCCAGCCGATCGGTCTGGACATCGAACCGTGCCACCGTCACCCGCAATGGCAGAAGGTAGCCCGACGCTGGTTCACGCCACAGGAACAGGAATGGCTGCTACGCGAGGACAGCTCGGATACCTTTCTGAGAGTGTGGACACTCAAAGAGGCGTGGCTGAAGGCGACTGGCCGTGGCATCGCCGGTAACCTGCAAACTCTGGAAGTCAGGCCAGGATTTGAACTATTTGGCGATCAGCCAGAACCTGACTGGCAGGCCTACTGTTGCTATGTTCGGGGCTTCCTGGTGACGCTGGTGTACCGGCATTCGGTTCAGGGTCCGGATCGGCCGATGCCGGAACTGACGTTGCTGGCAGCGCCACCCGGAGATCTCGCCCTGTCATGCCCCTCAATTCTTGCCGATTCAGAAACCCCGGTATTACACCGCTTCATACACACTCAATAG
- a CDS encoding DNA-3-methyladenine glycosylase I, whose translation MASPQRCPWCGTDPLYVHYHDTVWGRPEYDDLALFEKLCLDGQQAGLSWLTILRKQQGYRDAYDGFDPEKIVHYNDEKIAELLKNPGIIRNRLKVHSIIKNARGFLELREKGIHFGEFLWSFVDDRPIQNHWHSIEQVPVSTPESAAMSRELKRAGFNFVGPTIVYAFMQATGMVNDHLVNCPQHRECLLLGE comes from the coding sequence ATGGCAAGCCCGCAACGCTGTCCGTGGTGTGGAACCGATCCACTCTACGTTCACTATCACGATACGGTATGGGGAAGACCGGAGTATGACGACCTGGCACTTTTCGAAAAGCTGTGCCTGGACGGCCAGCAGGCAGGGTTGAGCTGGCTGACCATCCTCCGCAAGCAGCAGGGCTACCGGGACGCCTATGATGGTTTCGATCCCGAGAAAATTGTGCACTATAACGACGAAAAAATTGCCGAACTCCTGAAAAATCCGGGCATTATCAGAAATCGTCTAAAAGTACACTCCATCATCAAGAATGCGAGGGGATTTCTCGAGCTTCGGGAAAAAGGCATCCATTTCGGCGAATTTTTGTGGTCGTTTGTGGATGATCGCCCTATACAGAATCACTGGCACAGTATCGAACAGGTGCCGGTAAGCACTCCGGAGTCCGCCGCCATGTCGCGGGAGCTGAAACGGGCCGGCTTCAATTTTGTAGGTCCAACCATCGTTTATGCTTTCATGCAGGCAACCGGAATGGTCAACGATCATCTGGTGAATTGCCCCCAGCATCGGGAGTGTCTTTTACTCGGCGAATGA
- the ectA gene encoding diaminobutyrate acetyltransferase: MTSKGSNTTAITLRTPTKDDGFRLHQLVAECPPLDPNSIYCNLLQCSHFAETGVAAEKEGDLVGFISGYIPPQQPETVFVWQVAVHEKGRGQGLAKRMLKEIVGRDACKDVTHMETTITADNEASWALFRSFARDMGAELTYHEHFEKETHFGGKHDPEFLLRIGPFTKPV; encoded by the coding sequence ATGACATCGAAAGGATCGAATACCACCGCCATCACGCTTCGCACACCGACGAAGGATGATGGCTTCAGGCTCCACCAGCTGGTTGCAGAATGCCCCCCGCTGGACCCCAACTCGATTTACTGCAACCTGTTGCAGTGCAGCCACTTCGCCGAAACCGGCGTGGCCGCGGAGAAGGAAGGCGATCTGGTCGGCTTTATCTCCGGATACATCCCTCCCCAACAGCCCGAGACCGTGTTTGTCTGGCAGGTGGCGGTTCACGAGAAAGGTCGTGGACAGGGCCTCGCCAAGCGGATGCTGAAAGAAATCGTCGGCCGTGATGCGTGTAAAGACGTGACGCACATGGAAACGACCATTACCGCAGACAACGAGGCCTCCTGGGCGTTGTTCCGTTCATTTGCACGTGACATGGGAGCTGAGCTCACCTATCACGAGCACTTCGAGAAAGAGACCCATTTTGGCGGGAAGCACGACCCCGAATTCCTGCTGCGTATTGGTCCCTTTACGAAGCCTGTCTGA
- a CDS encoding radical SAM protein produces MPLTDSPRPVRSERIPAVEVLEPRAFDSWTHTRNGDPRGYIDADRLKELWIHTGTACNLSCPFCLEGSHPGDGRIPGMKLSDVKPFIHEAIDMGVEQFSFTGGEPFVIRDFVNILNYASQHRPCFVLTNATEPLLKRRHQVLPLLDNPYPIHFRVSLDFPDRVRHDKDRGEGSFDQALEGIHWLIEQGFKVSIARQTDPEEIPANVEAAFRDIFQDWQIPTDLGFTAFPDLGTPGSEDGSPEVTETCMEKYPTEESRAHFMCTYTRMLVKKADKVRVYACTLVDDDPQYDLGSSLAESMDERIMLRHHRCFSCYRFGASCSAPG; encoded by the coding sequence ATGCCCCTGACCGACTCCCCCCGACCGGTCCGCAGTGAACGTATACCGGCTGTCGAAGTCCTGGAGCCCAGGGCGTTCGACAGCTGGACTCACACCCGCAACGGTGACCCCCGTGGTTATATTGATGCAGACCGGCTGAAAGAGCTGTGGATCCATACCGGTACCGCCTGCAATTTGTCGTGCCCGTTCTGCCTGGAAGGCTCCCATCCCGGTGATGGCCGCATTCCGGGTATGAAACTGAGTGATGTAAAGCCGTTTATCCACGAAGCGATAGATATGGGGGTGGAGCAGTTTTCATTTACCGGTGGTGAGCCGTTTGTGATTCGGGATTTTGTCAATATCCTCAATTACGCCAGTCAGCACCGTCCCTGCTTCGTGCTCACTAACGCGACCGAGCCATTGCTGAAGCGCCGTCATCAGGTGCTGCCGCTGCTGGATAATCCGTACCCGATTCATTTCCGTGTCAGCCTCGATTTCCCGGATCGTGTCCGCCACGATAAGGACCGTGGTGAAGGCAGTTTCGATCAGGCTCTGGAGGGCATTCACTGGCTGATTGAGCAGGGTTTCAAGGTGTCCATTGCTCGTCAGACGGACCCGGAGGAGATTCCGGCGAATGTGGAGGCGGCGTTCCGTGACATCTTTCAGGACTGGCAGATTCCCACCGATCTGGGCTTTACGGCATTTCCGGATCTGGGCACACCGGGTTCTGAAGATGGCAGCCCCGAGGTTACCGAAACCTGCATGGAGAAGTATCCGACCGAGGAGAGCCGGGCGCACTTTATGTGTACCTATACGCGGATGCTGGTGAAGAAGGCTGACAAGGTTCGGGTTTATGCCTGCACCCTGGTGGATGACGACCCTCAGTACGATCTGGGCAGTTCGCTGGCGGAGAGCATGGATGAGCGCATTATGTTGCGGCATCACCGGTGCTTTTCCTGTTATCGGTTCGGGGCCAGTTGTTCTGCGCCTGGTTGA
- a CDS encoding DUF6482 family protein, which translates to MRITLEELRNSTDPVIDLLEIFSLEGQHYMARLSMGDQLFLLSDKQGITSLFRSAWQVQDTLASFKIRETEVVHPSAYHEMVGMAPSDVEPMRIRVQRQKT; encoded by the coding sequence GTGAGAATCACCCTCGAAGAACTCAGGAACAGCACTGACCCGGTCATCGATTTGCTGGAGATTTTTTCCCTGGAAGGTCAGCATTACATGGCACGGCTTAGCATGGGTGACCAACTGTTTCTGCTGTCCGACAAACAGGGAATAACCAGCCTGTTCCGAAGTGCCTGGCAGGTCCAGGACACCCTGGCCTCGTTCAAGATCCGCGAAACTGAAGTGGTACACCCTTCCGCTTATCACGAGATGGTGGGAATGGCGCCCTCCGACGTTGAACCTATGCGTATAAGGGTCCAGAGGCAGAAAACGTGA
- the pdxH gene encoding pyridoxamine 5'-phosphate oxidase, whose protein sequence is MDIGDMRRDFESEGLDRDALDNNPVRQFQGWFEDAREAGILEPNAMSLATTGSSGMPDLRTVLLKYFDEHGFVFYTNYGSRKAREIEENPRAALLFPWLGLNRQVRIQGAVEKVSKSESLRYFASRPRGSQIGAWVSEQSKAITSRGLLEQKVAEIKRKFTEGEVPLPSFWGGYRVVPERIEFWQGRPSRLHDRFEYVREGDAWLIQRLQP, encoded by the coding sequence ATGGACATCGGCGATATGCGTCGGGATTTCGAAAGCGAGGGGCTAGACCGCGATGCCCTTGATAACAACCCGGTCCGGCAGTTTCAGGGCTGGTTTGAAGATGCGCGGGAGGCAGGGATCCTGGAGCCCAACGCCATGTCACTGGCTACCACCGGCAGTAGCGGCATGCCCGACCTGCGAACTGTCCTGCTGAAGTATTTCGACGAGCACGGCTTCGTATTTTATACCAACTACGGCAGCCGCAAGGCCCGGGAGATCGAGGAAAACCCGCGGGCTGCTCTGCTGTTTCCGTGGCTCGGACTGAACCGCCAGGTCCGCATCCAGGGCGCGGTAGAGAAGGTCAGCAAGTCGGAATCGCTACGCTATTTCGCATCACGCCCCCGTGGCAGTCAGATTGGCGCCTGGGTGTCGGAACAGAGCAAGGCCATCACCTCCCGCGGACTTCTTGAACAGAAGGTGGCCGAAATCAAGCGCAAGTTCACCGAGGGGGAGGTACCACTGCCAAGTTTCTGGGGTGGCTATAGGGTCGTTCCGGAACGCATCGAATTCTGGCAGGGCCGCCCAAGCCGCCTGCATGACCGCTTTGAATACGTGAGAGAAGGCGATGCCTGGCTCATCCAGCGACTACAGCCCTGA
- a CDS encoding DUF3429 domain-containing protein, which produces MISVARLAILVGIAGLIPFLIGVAGLFLVPQHSVTILSWFYLYSAGILAFMAGIYWPIAMQLDNCSYPQSPLVTMLLSQVFFVTAGLGLLLATPGQIVLYTIAYIGLYIADAKWMRLYWPAWYLKMRLVLTSVVMACQVTVGVWYFMIHGA; this is translated from the coding sequence GTGATTTCGGTAGCCAGACTTGCCATCCTGGTGGGCATCGCCGGGCTCATTCCTTTCCTGATCGGCGTCGCAGGCCTGTTTCTGGTGCCGCAACACAGTGTGACGATCCTGTCATGGTTTTACTTGTACAGTGCCGGGATCCTCGCCTTCATGGCCGGTATTTACTGGCCTATCGCCATGCAGCTGGACAACTGCAGTTATCCCCAGTCTCCGCTGGTTACCATGCTCCTCAGCCAGGTGTTTTTTGTGACTGCCGGACTGGGGCTGCTGCTCGCGACACCAGGCCAGATCGTGTTATACACAATCGCCTATATCGGCTTGTATATAGCAGATGCGAAGTGGATGCGGCTGTACTGGCCAGCGTGGTACCTGAAGATGAGACTGGTACTGACATCGGTAGTGATGGCGTGTCAGGTTACCGTAGGGGTCTGGTATTTCATGATTCATGGCGCCTGA